The following are encoded together in the Culex pipiens pallens isolate TS chromosome 1, TS_CPP_V2, whole genome shotgun sequence genome:
- the LOC120429561 gene encoding uncharacterized protein LOC120429561 yields the protein MFGVLHKHPEEQFAPVLEEPSVRKQQVLKLSYSDYFQRLERYPTNLIKKIYLEYRRSHRNSRPQTLISRRRSFGRMNWQHLCHSRRRTMRSGTIGSGASLPSRKTSTYLPELTPNGQLLQACPDDGRRRDHPVLYIAVALQNVGRDVKQHKQQF from the exons ATGTTTGGAGTATTACATAAACATCCGGAAGAACAGTTTGCGCCAGTTCTGGAAGAACCGTCTGTACGAAAGCAGCAGGTCCTGAAGCTGTCGTACTCGGATTACTTCCAGAGGTTGGAGCGATATCCGACGAACCTGATAAAGAAAATCTACctggaataccgaagaagtcaccg caactcccgcccgcaaactctcatctcgcgacggcgcagcttcggccggatgaactggcaacatctgtgccattctcgaaggaggacgaTGCGATCGGGAACTATCGGTTCAGGCGCTTCACTTCCCAGTCGGAAAACGTCGACTTACCTTCCCGAATTAACAcccaatggccaactcctccaagcctgtcctgaTGATGGCCGGCGACGAGACCACCCTGTTCTCTACATCGCTGTCGCGCTCCAAAATGTAGGCCGCGATGTTAAGCAGCATAAGCAgcagttttaa